In Elusimicrobiota bacterium, one genomic interval encodes:
- the cbiQ gene encoding cobalt ECF transporter T component CbiQ encodes MLPEWLAKNESSAPGSDRMIGTHSFIDKTLSGVESFFRTLENSERFAARQGLLQKVDPRVKLVTIGFIIVSVTLTHQLSVLGMLYAMTLVLSLLSRLPFGGLLLQTWLFVPLFTVLMVFPVIFGGVTPGPALVTFGPTRAFTITSAGLLLACLIVLRVATAISWTLLLLWTTRWSSLFGALQVIRVPQALVMTLGMTIRYLLLFVCLVEETHLALKSRILRGLPRHQGQSVLAGILVTMFRKSLLWSEEIYGAMVSRGYAGRVVLLERRGLSGWDGTWVCLWMIGMVQLWRGIH; translated from the coding sequence ATGCTTCCTGAATGGCTTGCCAAAAACGAGTCCAGCGCTCCCGGCTCCGACCGGATGATCGGGACGCACTCCTTTATCGATAAAACGTTGTCCGGGGTTGAAAGCTTTTTCCGGACTCTGGAGAACTCCGAGCGATTCGCGGCGCGTCAAGGGCTGCTCCAAAAAGTCGATCCGCGAGTGAAGCTGGTCACCATCGGATTCATTATTGTCAGCGTGACGCTCACCCATCAGCTGTCCGTCCTTGGGATGCTTTATGCCATGACGTTGGTTCTATCCTTATTATCGAGGCTGCCTTTCGGAGGGCTTCTGCTGCAAACGTGGCTTTTCGTCCCGTTATTTACGGTCCTGATGGTGTTTCCCGTCATTTTTGGAGGAGTGACGCCAGGTCCTGCTCTGGTCACTTTTGGACCCACCCGGGCTTTCACCATTACCTCCGCAGGTCTTTTATTAGCGTGCCTTATCGTCCTGCGCGTGGCGACAGCCATTTCCTGGACGCTGCTCCTTCTGTGGACTACACGGTGGTCGTCGCTTTTCGGCGCCCTGCAGGTGATCCGTGTCCCGCAGGCGCTGGTCATGACGCTCGGGATGACGATCCGCTATCTTCTGCTGTTTGTGTGCCTGGTGGAGGAAACGCATTTGGCTTTAAAGAGTCGCATTCTCCGAGGGCTTCCCCGTCATCAGGGCCAGAGCGTCCTGGCCGGGATTCTGGTGACGATGTTTCGGAAGTCGCTTCTCTGGTCTGAAGAAATTTATGGCGCGATGGTGTCGCGCGGCTATGCCGGACGCGTGGTGTTGTTGGAACGAAGAGGTTTATCCGGATGGGACGGTACCTGGGTCTGCCTCTGGATGATTGGAATGGTCCAGCTCTGGCGAGGAATTCATTAA
- a CDS encoding PDGLE domain-containing protein, whose product MKTTTRLMIGLVVLTLATPLGMVAKGTAWGEWGAEELKKLLGFAPEELQRLGTMWNAKMPDYSVPVTSSAGHPMLGYLLSALAGVGIILLFTWLLGQWLTKGKRDAS is encoded by the coding sequence ATGAAAACGACAACACGATTGATGATCGGTTTAGTAGTGCTCACGCTGGCCACGCCGCTCGGGATGGTGGCCAAAGGAACGGCCTGGGGGGAATGGGGCGCCGAGGAACTGAAAAAACTGCTTGGATTTGCACCAGAAGAGCTCCAACGCCTGGGAACGATGTGGAATGCGAAAATGCCGGATTATTCGGTCCCCGTCACGTCAAGCGCTGGACACCCGATGCTGGGCTATCTGTTATCAGCGCTGGCCGGTGTCGGCATCATTCTTCTTTTTACATGGCTGCTGGGACAATGGCTGACCAAGGGAAAACGCGATGCTTCCTGA
- the cbiM gene encoding cobalt transporter CbiM — protein sequence MHIPDGYLGPQTYGSLWAVMIPVWSWASRQLRRTLAARQVPFLAIGAAFSFVVMMFNIPAPGGTTGHAVGATLVAIVLGPWAAMITTSIALIVQALLFGDGGITAIGANCFNMAVLMPLSGYAIYRLCSWRAFRNGKRRIWAAGLAGYLSLNLAALSTAIELGVQPGLAHRLDGTPLYCPYSLKVTVPVMLTEHLLLFGWIEGVLTAVVVAYLLRTDPAVFLGSDRS from the coding sequence ATGCATATCCCTGACGGTTATTTAGGACCTCAAACGTACGGCAGCCTGTGGGCGGTCATGATCCCGGTCTGGTCCTGGGCCTCACGGCAGCTCCGCCGGACGTTGGCCGCGCGACAGGTGCCTTTCCTGGCGATCGGCGCGGCATTTTCTTTTGTTGTCATGATGTTCAATATCCCGGCTCCCGGCGGAACCACCGGACACGCGGTTGGCGCCACCCTGGTGGCGATTGTTCTGGGACCCTGGGCCGCCATGATTACCACCTCCATCGCGCTGATTGTTCAAGCGCTTCTTTTTGGAGACGGCGGCATCACCGCCATCGGAGCGAATTGTTTTAACATGGCTGTCCTGATGCCGTTGTCGGGATATGCGATTTATCGCCTTTGTTCCTGGCGGGCGTTTCGGAACGGGAAACGCCGCATCTGGGCCGCGGGACTCGCCGGATATCTTTCCTTAAACCTGGCCGCTTTGAGCACGGCCATTGAGTTGGGGGTGCAGCCCGGATTGGCTCACCGGTTGGATGGCACCCCGCTGTACTGCCCTTACTCGCTGAAGGTGACCGTTCCGGTCATGCTGACGGAGCATCTCCTCCTTTTTGGGTGGATCGAAGGGGTTCTTACAGCGGTGGTCGTCGCCTATCTTCTTCGAACAGATCCCGCTGTGTTTTTGGGTTCAGATCGTTCATGA
- the malQ gene encoding 4-alpha-glucanotransferase, whose protein sequence is MKKIKPKKQTAKVPSLQERVSGLLFHPTSLPGPYAIGDVGPAAYAFADFLAASGQRWWQVLPIGPLGKGNSPYLSFSAFAGNYLLISPELLARDGWLDSSDLASLHGPSHEKVDYEAARDIKQRCLWRAFDRFAIASSAASRRGFESFCRQEAFWLEDYALFSALRYHHPGKEWVEWETELRERHPKALAAARRDWARDIQFHRFVQWQFARQWKALRRYASQRGVGLIGDVPIFVSLDSADVWVHQNLFKLRPNGKPEVVAGVPPDYFSATGQLWGNPHYRWEAHQRQGYRWWLERLGQTFRFFEAVRIDHFIGFVRYYEVPGNALTAENGSYRPGPGAAFFKAIFRRMGPVQLIAEDLGKITPEVKTLRDQFHLPGMKVLQFAFGSDPEACEYLPHHYPPNAAVYTGTHDNDTTAGWFHHLEASGHEKERAFALQYLHSDGREIHWDMIRAAFQSVANTAIVPLQDVLGLGSDARMNRPGIAKGNWEWRLRPAALTPPLARRLRALARTCGRI, encoded by the coding sequence ATGAAGAAAATAAAACCTAAAAAACAAACCGCGAAAGTGCCTTCTTTGCAAGAGCGCGTCAGCGGTTTATTGTTTCACCCGACCAGTTTGCCGGGTCCGTATGCCATTGGTGACGTGGGACCTGCGGCTTATGCGTTCGCCGATTTTCTGGCGGCCAGCGGCCAACGGTGGTGGCAGGTCCTGCCTATCGGTCCTCTGGGAAAAGGAAACTCTCCCTATCTATCCTTCTCGGCTTTTGCCGGAAATTATCTGCTGATCAGCCCGGAGCTGCTGGCCAGGGATGGATGGCTGGATTCGAGCGATCTGGCTTCCCTGCATGGCCCTTCTCACGAGAAAGTCGATTATGAGGCGGCAAGGGACATCAAGCAGCGTTGTCTCTGGCGTGCGTTTGACCGGTTTGCGATTGCGTCCTCCGCTGCGTCCCGGAGAGGGTTCGAGTCTTTCTGCCGGCAGGAAGCGTTCTGGCTGGAGGATTACGCCCTTTTTTCCGCGCTGCGGTACCACCACCCGGGGAAGGAATGGGTGGAGTGGGAAACGGAACTGCGCGAAAGGCATCCCAAAGCGTTAGCCGCGGCGCGCCGTGATTGGGCGCGGGACATCCAATTCCACCGGTTTGTGCAATGGCAGTTTGCCCGGCAATGGAAGGCGCTCCGGCGCTATGCCTCCCAGCGGGGGGTCGGTCTGATCGGAGATGTTCCCATTTTTGTTTCGCTCGACAGCGCGGACGTCTGGGTCCATCAGAACCTGTTTAAGCTTCGTCCGAACGGGAAGCCCGAGGTGGTGGCCGGTGTTCCCCCGGATTATTTTTCAGCCACGGGCCAGTTGTGGGGAAATCCCCATTACCGGTGGGAGGCGCATCAGCGCCAGGGGTATCGATGGTGGCTGGAGCGTCTCGGGCAAACATTCCGTTTTTTTGAAGCCGTCCGGATCGATCATTTTATCGGGTTTGTCCGTTATTACGAAGTGCCCGGGAATGCGTTGACCGCCGAGAACGGCAGCTACCGTCCCGGGCCCGGGGCCGCCTTTTTTAAGGCGATTTTCAGGCGGATGGGCCCGGTTCAATTGATTGCCGAGGATTTGGGAAAGATCACGCCGGAAGTCAAAACGTTGAGGGATCAGTTCCATTTGCCGGGAATGAAGGTTCTGCAGTTCGCCTTCGGAAGCGATCCGGAGGCGTGCGAGTACCTGCCGCATCATTATCCGCCCAACGCCGCGGTGTATACCGGGACGCATGACAACGATACGACCGCCGGCTGGTTCCATCATCTCGAGGCCAGCGGGCATGAAAAAGAGCGCGCGTTTGCGCTGCAGTATCTGCACAGCGACGGCCGTGAGATCCATTGGGATATGATCCGTGCCGCTTTTCAGTCGGTGGCCAATACCGCGATTGTGCCCCTGCAGGATGTCCTGGGGCTGGGCTCGGACGCGCGAATGAACCGTCCGGGAATCGCCAAGGGGAATTGGGAATGGCGCCTTCGCCCGGCTGCGCTCACCCCTCCACTGGCGCGGCGCCTGCGCGCGCTGGCCCGGACGTGCGGAAGGATTTGA
- a CDS encoding maltotransferase domain-containing protein — MTLPSELPDRVIIEQVTPEIDGGRFPIKRCTGDEVVVQAVIHTYSTDPISAVLRYRFSKDGSWTEIPLKSLNAGLDLWEGRFVVDRPGSYEYTLAAWVDPGQSTTYRCLPLVVEPERARFGAWYELFPRSAGPDPSRSATFREAEARLPEISRMGFDVLYLPPVHPIGTSFRKGPNNSPVARPEDPGCPWAIGSGAGGHRAIEPGLGTLEDFGHFVNAAQAAGLEIALDLAFQCSPDHPYVREHPEWFKRRPDGSIRCAENPPNKFEDIYPLNFECADWLSLWQELLEVTLFWIQRGVHLFRVDNPHTKTFHFWEWFIREVHERHPDVIFLAEAFTRPRVMHYLSKCGFSQSYTYFIWRTTKYELTHYFQELTQSDVKEYLRPNLFVNTPDVLHTFLQTGGRPAFQIRLILAATLAASYGIYGPPFELGEWRTFPWTEDYADSEKYQIRSWEWDRHGNIKDLIALVNRIRRENPALHFNANLSFHPVKNESLLVYGKITPDRSNRLLIVVNLDPHRMQSGVVTVPVQEWGLPEHYEVHDLLSDRRFLWHGAYNFVQLDPQLMPAHIFRIR; from the coding sequence ATGACCTTACCCTCTGAATTGCCGGATCGCGTGATCATTGAGCAGGTCACGCCGGAAATCGACGGTGGTCGTTTCCCGATCAAACGATGTACGGGTGACGAGGTGGTTGTCCAGGCGGTGATCCATACGTATTCGACGGATCCGATTTCGGCTGTTTTGCGTTATCGCTTTTCGAAGGATGGCTCCTGGACTGAAATACCTTTGAAATCACTGAATGCCGGGCTGGATCTCTGGGAAGGCCGTTTCGTCGTGGATCGGCCAGGTTCCTATGAGTATACGCTGGCGGCGTGGGTCGATCCGGGCCAATCCACGACATACCGGTGTTTGCCTCTGGTGGTGGAGCCGGAACGGGCGCGTTTTGGCGCCTGGTATGAACTGTTTCCCCGCTCGGCGGGGCCTGATCCTTCCCGCAGCGCGACTTTTCGGGAGGCGGAGGCGCGCCTGCCGGAGATCTCCCGGATGGGATTTGATGTGCTTTACCTGCCGCCGGTCCATCCCATCGGCACAAGTTTCCGAAAGGGGCCCAACAATTCCCCCGTGGCGCGTCCCGAAGACCCAGGATGCCCCTGGGCTATCGGTTCCGGGGCGGGCGGCCATCGGGCGATTGAACCGGGGCTTGGAACGCTGGAGGATTTCGGCCATTTTGTCAACGCCGCTCAAGCCGCGGGGCTGGAGATCGCGCTCGATCTGGCCTTTCAGTGTTCTCCCGATCATCCGTATGTCCGGGAACATCCCGAGTGGTTTAAACGCCGACCGGATGGTTCGATCCGGTGCGCCGAGAATCCGCCGAACAAATTCGAGGATATTTATCCTTTAAATTTTGAGTGCGCGGACTGGCTGTCGCTCTGGCAGGAACTCCTAGAGGTGACGCTGTTCTGGATCCAGCGGGGGGTTCATTTGTTCCGCGTCGATAATCCCCATACCAAAACGTTTCACTTCTGGGAGTGGTTCATTCGTGAAGTCCATGAGCGACATCCGGACGTGATTTTTCTGGCCGAAGCCTTTACCCGTCCGCGCGTGATGCACTATCTGTCCAAATGCGGGTTTTCTCAGTCCTACACGTATTTCATCTGGCGCACGACGAAGTATGAGTTGACGCACTATTTTCAAGAACTGACCCAATCCGACGTCAAAGAATATCTACGGCCGAATCTTTTTGTGAATACCCCGGATGTTCTTCACACGTTTCTCCAAACCGGGGGGCGTCCCGCTTTTCAGATTCGCCTGATCCTGGCCGCCACGCTGGCCGCCAGTTATGGGATATATGGGCCGCCGTTTGAGCTTGGCGAGTGGCGCACGTTTCCCTGGACAGAGGATTATGCGGATTCGGAGAAATATCAGATCCGGAGCTGGGAGTGGGATCGCCACGGGAATATCAAAGATCTGATCGCTCTCGTCAATCGGATCCGCCGCGAGAATCCGGCGCTCCACTTTAACGCCAATCTCTCGTTTCATCCGGTTAAGAACGAGAGCCTGCTGGTTTATGGAAAGATCACGCCGGACCGCTCCAACCGGCTCTTAATCGTCGTCAATCTCGATCCGCACCGGATGCAATCCGGGGTGGTGACGGTGCCGGTCCAGGAGTGGGGGCTCCCCGAGCACTACGAAGTCCATGATCTGTTGAGCGATCGCCGGTTCCTGTGGCACGGCGCCTATAATTTTGTGCAACTGGATCCGCAGTTGATGCCGGCTCACATCTTCCGGATTCGGTAG
- a CDS encoding ROK family protein — MIQSLPQAIAERWYNEKDFLTMLKGKPYSIGIDIGGTKILVALVDNAFRVISEIKAKTKPEKGDRDFLVCLFESVRHVLKDAAVDRDEVVGIGAGCPGLIDLKTGRVKTSPNIPFLKNYPLAQRIAALTKLPVVIGNDVQTGLFGEHQFGAARGYRHVVGLFMGTGIGGALILNGQIYSGSSGSAGEVGHLLVDPLGPPCGCGRRGCLEALAGRLAISAEVAIAVARQKAPHLDIKNSADLRGIKSGALAKAIQAGDRAIEELIRQKARLVGLVMANLVNTLNPEIIILGGGVVEAMPHLIVREAENAMREQALPALARTVKVTAAKLGDYSIVMGGAKRAVDRFGEKHRIDHPR; from the coding sequence ATGATACAGTCTCTGCCCCAGGCCATTGCAGAACGTTGGTATAATGAAAAGGATTTTCTAACCATGCTCAAAGGAAAACCCTATTCGATCGGAATTGATATCGGCGGCACCAAGATTCTAGTGGCGCTGGTGGATAACGCTTTCCGGGTGATCTCGGAGATCAAAGCCAAAACCAAGCCGGAGAAAGGCGACCGGGACTTTCTGGTGTGTCTGTTCGAATCGGTCCGGCATGTTCTAAAAGACGCGGCTGTGGATCGCGATGAGGTGGTCGGCATCGGGGCCGGATGCCCGGGCCTGATTGATCTAAAAACCGGCCGGGTCAAGACGTCGCCGAACATCCCTTTTTTGAAGAACTACCCGCTGGCCCAACGGATCGCCGCGCTGACGAAACTTCCGGTCGTGATCGGCAATGACGTGCAGACCGGCCTCTTTGGAGAACATCAGTTCGGAGCCGCCCGCGGCTATCGCCATGTCGTCGGGCTGTTCATGGGAACCGGGATCGGCGGGGCGCTTATTTTAAACGGCCAGATCTACAGCGGCTCCAGCGGCAGCGCCGGGGAAGTTGGCCACCTCTTAGTGGACCCTCTGGGCCCCCCGTGCGGATGCGGGCGCCGGGGTTGCCTGGAAGCGCTGGCCGGACGGCTCGCGATTTCCGCGGAAGTCGCGATCGCGGTGGCGCGACAGAAAGCCCCGCATTTGGACATCAAAAACAGCGCAGATCTTCGAGGAATCAAGAGCGGCGCGCTGGCCAAAGCCATTCAGGCGGGCGACCGGGCGATTGAAGAGCTGATCCGCCAGAAGGCACGGCTCGTCGGTCTGGTGATGGCCAATTTGGTCAATACCTTGAATCCCGAAATCATTATTCTCGGAGGAGGCGTCGTGGAAGCGATGCCCCACCTGATCGTCCGGGAAGCCGAAAACGCCATGCGCGAGCAGGCCCTGCCGGCGCTGGCGCGGACCGTCAAAGTGACCGCCGCTAAATTGGGCGATTATTCCATCGTCATGGGCGGCGCCAAGCGGGCGGTGGATCGCTTCGGCGAAAAACACAGAATCGATCACCCCCGCTAA
- a CDS encoding Ppx/GppA phosphatase family protein, with protein sequence MPETSSGKEIVAVIEVGSSAIRMVVAEAGPKWQMRTLENLQKPISFGKDVFTTGRLSHAAIRQGIEILENFRAILDVYGVRRMHAVATSAVREAANRDNFLDQVFVRTGIDIEVIEGAEENRLNLIAVENALQGRTEFDKNNCLIMEVGTGSTEVIGTIGGEVALTRTLLVGPVRLPDQAILGKTDSATLQRLLKRRIHTFAEECSREFNLKEIATFVVMGASVRFLARHVQESTDPVAPLTLPIKDFGEFIKNISKLSAEEISEKYGIPYSEAETLYASLLIYLDFLNETKADKIVITMVSLRDGLLLELAQMVSGYKRTDLSRQVIHSARKLGKKYQYDEPHASTVAALAVKLFDLLHEEHGLGSRERLLLEVSAILHDIGTFISPSSHHKHSFYLVSAADIFGLRKIDKDIIANVVRYHRRSPPKMTHIPYMSLPRAERAVVTKLSAILRVADALDTSHQQKCRDFTLERTGDTYILWVPETVGDISLERQLLIKKGDMFTDFFGMAVQLKQGMPATAKT encoded by the coding sequence ATGCCGGAAACATCCAGCGGAAAAGAAATTGTTGCTGTCATTGAAGTCGGGTCGAGCGCCATCCGTATGGTGGTCGCCGAAGCCGGACCCAAGTGGCAGATGCGCACCCTGGAAAATCTGCAGAAACCCATCTCCTTCGGGAAAGATGTCTTCACGACGGGGCGGTTGAGCCACGCCGCCATTCGCCAAGGCATCGAAATTCTGGAAAACTTTCGCGCGATCCTGGACGTCTACGGCGTCCGCCGCATGCACGCCGTGGCCACCAGCGCCGTCCGTGAAGCCGCCAACCGAGACAATTTCCTGGATCAGGTGTTCGTCCGGACGGGGATTGACATTGAAGTGATCGAAGGCGCCGAGGAAAATCGTCTCAACCTGATCGCGGTGGAAAACGCGCTGCAAGGCCGCACGGAATTCGACAAGAACAACTGCCTCATTATGGAAGTGGGTACCGGCAGCACGGAAGTCATCGGTACGATCGGCGGCGAAGTCGCTCTGACCCGCACGCTCCTGGTGGGCCCCGTGCGATTGCCCGATCAGGCGATCCTCGGGAAAACCGATTCCGCTACGCTCCAGCGTCTATTGAAGCGCCGCATCCACACTTTTGCCGAAGAGTGCTCCCGTGAATTTAACCTGAAAGAAATTGCCACCTTTGTGGTCATGGGAGCCAGCGTCCGGTTTCTGGCCAGGCACGTCCAGGAATCCACCGATCCGGTGGCGCCCCTGACGCTGCCAATCAAAGATTTCGGAGAATTCATCAAAAATATTTCCAAACTTTCGGCGGAAGAAATCTCCGAAAAATATGGAATCCCTTACTCGGAAGCCGAAACCCTTTATGCGTCTCTGCTCATCTATCTGGATTTCCTGAACGAAACGAAAGCCGACAAGATTGTGATTACCATGGTCAGCCTCCGGGACGGGTTGCTGCTGGAGCTGGCCCAGATGGTCTCCGGGTACAAGCGCACGGACCTGTCCCGCCAGGTCATCCATTCCGCACGTAAACTGGGCAAGAAATATCAATATGACGAACCCCACGCGTCAACGGTGGCGGCTTTGGCGGTGAAACTCTTTGATCTTTTGCATGAAGAGCACGGGTTGGGATCGCGCGAACGGCTGCTCCTGGAAGTGTCGGCGATTCTGCATGACATCGGGACCTTTATTTCGCCTTCGAGCCACCACAAACACAGCTTCTACCTGGTTTCGGCGGCCGATATCTTCGGGCTGCGAAAGATCGACAAAGACATTATCGCCAACGTGGTCCGTTACCATCGCCGTTCCCCGCCGAAAATGACCCATATCCCCTACATGTCGCTCCCGCGGGCCGAACGCGCGGTGGTCACCAAGTTATCGGCCATTCTCCGGGTGGCGGATGCGCTCGATACCAGCCACCAGCAAAAGTGCCGGGACTTTACGCTGGAACGGACCGGCGACACCTATATTCTCTGGGTCCCGGAAACGGTTGGCGACATCTCCCTGGAACGGCAGTTGCTGATCAAAAAAGGCGATATGTTCACGGATTTCTTCGGGATGGCCGTTCAGCTAAAACAAGGAATGCCAGCCACCGCCAAAACCTGA